The Deltaproteobacteria bacterium genome has a segment encoding these proteins:
- a CDS encoding ABC transporter ATP-binding protein, with translation MLHHSSFSGEPFVIEVKGLVKIYEDGSNAGVKAVNEISFTVEEGRFYTLLGPSGCGKTTTLRCIAGLEKANGGEIIVAGQKVYSANANTYVPAYRRPIGMVFQSYAIWPHMTVFENVAFPLRVGKEKVSSTELKKKVMTALEQVELNGYEARMATQLSGGQQQRLALARALVREPKVLLLDEPLSNLDAKLRERMRFELRELQRRLRITTLYVTHDQIEALSMSNVIAVMNQGMIVQEGAPREIYLTPKSKFVANFIGSTNQLTGHLARVDADGTGMVRTDDGEIACAVLDGLQAGSKVVVVVRPESVNMHVQRPSQCENLIEAKIGAAMFLGEYLDCTVELGNHVLQTHQRHTMQIRRGDTVWVELPASECMALPAE, from the coding sequence ATACTCCATCATTCCAGTTTTTCGGGAGAACCATTCGTGATCGAAGTTAAGGGTCTGGTAAAAATCTACGAAGATGGCTCCAATGCCGGGGTCAAGGCCGTCAACGAAATCAGCTTCACGGTGGAGGAGGGGAGGTTTTATACCTTGCTCGGACCCTCCGGTTGCGGCAAGACCACGACCCTTCGCTGTATCGCCGGCCTGGAAAAAGCCAACGGCGGCGAGATCATCGTCGCCGGGCAAAAAGTCTACTCCGCCAACGCTAATACTTATGTGCCGGCCTATCGCCGTCCCATCGGCATGGTGTTTCAGAGCTACGCCATCTGGCCGCACATGACGGTATTCGAGAACGTGGCGTTCCCATTGCGCGTCGGCAAAGAGAAGGTCAGCAGCACCGAGTTAAAGAAGAAAGTCATGACCGCTCTCGAACAGGTGGAGTTGAATGGCTATGAAGCGCGCATGGCGACGCAATTGTCGGGCGGGCAGCAGCAACGCCTCGCTTTGGCGCGCGCCCTGGTACGCGAGCCTAAAGTTTTGCTGCTTGACGAGCCGCTCAGCAATCTCGACGCGAAATTGCGCGAGCGCATGCGTTTCGAGCTGCGCGAGCTTCAGCGTCGTCTGCGTATTACGACGCTTTACGTGACCCACGACCAGATCGAAGCGCTGTCCATGTCCAATGTGATCGCGGTGATGAACCAGGGGATGATCGTTCAGGAGGGCGCGCCGCGGGAGATTTATCTGACGCCGAAGAGTAAGTTTGTCGCCAACTTCATCGGTTCGACCAATCAGTTGACCGGCCATTTGGCCCGCGTCGATGCCGACGGCACCGGTATGGTGCGCACGGACGACGGTGAGATCGCCTGCGCGGTGCTCGACGGCTTGCAGGCCGGCAGTAAGGTCGTGGTCGTGGTGCGGCCGGAGAGCGTCAACATGCATGTGCAACGGCCGAGCCAATGCGAGAACCTCATCGAAGCCAAGATCGGCGCGGCGATGTTCCTCGGCGAATATTTGGACTGCACCGTCGAGTTGGGGAACCATGTGCTGCAAACCCATCAGCGCCACACTATGCAAATCCGCCGCGGCGATACCGTCTGGGTCGAGCTGCCGGCGAGCGAATGCATGGCGTTGCCCGCCGAATAG
- a CDS encoding extracellular solute-binding protein: MEVVMLAIRLLVFGAVMIVGGMVTYVPAHCQSLDELHKAALKEGGGLNFYGTLAQINAEIIFPLFEKRFPGIKVNHIDATSDKLVARAVSEARGGKTLGDVFQVPLENVVQLHEQGLMQELSLPESAAYPEGLKGSFWTASDLQYFVAAWNTNLVKKDEEPKSFDDFINPKWKNRLIAEPRDLEMLLAFAKYRFKNDEKAIDYWKKVAANNVEFHAGHSQLAELLVAGQAAVCLTCYSHHYPIRMRKGAPVNYMLSEGVASINATAVFKNAPHPNTALLFARWVASLDGQKVMAQGGRNPAHPKVDPTDKTKTDKAYFITAADLKEFPKYEKTWRAIFKLR; encoded by the coding sequence ATGGAGGTCGTCATGTTGGCAATTCGGTTACTCGTTTTCGGCGCGGTCATGATCGTTGGCGGGATGGTTACGTACGTCCCAGCCCACTGTCAGTCCCTCGACGAACTCCATAAGGCCGCACTCAAGGAAGGCGGCGGGCTCAACTTCTACGGCACGTTGGCGCAGATCAACGCAGAAATCATTTTCCCACTGTTCGAAAAGCGCTTTCCTGGCATTAAGGTAAATCACATCGACGCCACCTCGGATAAGCTGGTGGCCCGCGCGGTTAGCGAAGCGCGCGGCGGCAAGACCCTCGGCGATGTCTTTCAGGTACCCCTGGAAAACGTCGTGCAACTGCACGAACAAGGATTGATGCAGGAACTGTCGTTGCCGGAATCGGCGGCCTATCCCGAAGGACTCAAAGGATCATTCTGGACTGCCTCCGACCTTCAGTACTTTGTTGCCGCATGGAACACCAATCTGGTTAAGAAGGACGAAGAGCCCAAGAGCTTCGACGACTTTATCAATCCGAAATGGAAAAACCGCCTAATCGCTGAACCGCGCGATTTGGAAATGCTCCTGGCTTTCGCCAAGTATCGTTTCAAGAATGATGAAAAGGCGATCGACTACTGGAAGAAGGTCGCCGCCAACAATGTCGAATTTCACGCCGGCCATTCGCAGTTGGCCGAACTCTTGGTCGCCGGCCAGGCCGCGGTCTGTCTAACCTGTTACTCGCACCACTATCCGATCCGTATGAGGAAGGGTGCTCCGGTTAACTACATGCTCAGCGAAGGCGTGGCTTCGATCAACGCCACCGCGGTGTTCAAGAATGCGCCTCATCCGAACACGGCGTTATTGTTCGCGCGTTGGGTGGCGAGTTTAGACGGGCAAAAAGTGATGGCCCAAGGTGGGCGCAATCCAGCTCATCCCAAGGTCGATCCCACCGATAAGACCAAGACCGACAAAGCGTACTTTATCACGGCCGCCGATTTGAAGGAATTTCCCAAGTACGAAAAGACTTGGAGAGCAATCTTTAAGCTGCGTTAG
- a CDS encoding iron ABC transporter permease yields MSTVATPTTAKQSNGLDPALLVPVVGAAILIYLAVLPLFMLIMGSFQAEVAPREFVYTLQNYQKAYASEHTYSTFVNSLIFASGSAAITFLFGTMLAWLTERTNTPMRKLFVPIAVVPLILPGVLESISWIFLLSPKFGYVNVWLMHLFGLQSPPFNVFSLPGMIWVHSVGQVPLAFLMMTAAFKSMDPSLEESAMMSGANTWQTIKRITLRLLAPTAGSVLLILFVRTLESFETPALIGIPARIYVYTSEIFLAFNEYPPDYGRGGALAVGLLLLSAVGVWLYTRATKEGKKFQTVTGKAFRPRQFDLGPWRWAGFAFLMVYFIFVVLLPFLVLFWASFLPFFAAPSWSALDKLTLDNYRYLGGFRPFWEAMKNSVILSTLTATVAMVLTSLVAWIVYKSKLRGAWILDILAFIPITIPGIVMGMALILLYVAFPIPIYGTIWVLLIAYVTRFIPYGMRSSSGSIMQIHSELEEAAAASGASWWDTFKRVTLPLLRPGFVAGWIYICIVSFREFSTSVLLATGESRVLSILLFTMFEQGQVTIVAAIGILMIVTLLTVVGIFYKLTGKVGIQT; encoded by the coding sequence ATGTCCACTGTCGCAACTCCCACTACTGCAAAACAGAGCAATGGCCTAGACCCGGCACTGTTAGTTCCAGTAGTTGGCGCCGCCATTCTGATTTATCTCGCCGTGCTGCCGCTGTTCATGTTGATCATGGGCAGCTTTCAGGCCGAGGTGGCGCCGCGGGAGTTTGTCTACACGCTGCAGAACTATCAAAAGGCCTATGCCAGTGAGCATACCTACTCGACCTTCGTAAACTCGCTGATCTTTGCCTCGGGTTCGGCGGCGATAACATTTTTATTCGGTACAATGTTGGCGTGGCTCACCGAGCGCACCAACACGCCAATGCGCAAACTATTCGTGCCGATCGCCGTGGTTCCATTGATCCTTCCTGGCGTTCTTGAATCCATCTCGTGGATTTTTCTTTTAAGTCCCAAGTTCGGCTATGTGAACGTTTGGTTGATGCATCTGTTCGGTCTGCAATCGCCGCCGTTCAACGTGTTTTCTCTGCCGGGCATGATCTGGGTCCACTCCGTCGGCCAGGTGCCGTTGGCGTTTTTGATGATGACCGCGGCGTTCAAATCGATGGATCCATCCTTGGAAGAATCGGCGATGATGTCGGGAGCCAATACTTGGCAGACCATCAAGCGGATTACCTTACGCCTGTTAGCACCCACCGCCGGTTCGGTTCTGCTCATTCTGTTTGTCCGCACCCTTGAATCTTTCGAAACCCCGGCGCTGATCGGCATCCCGGCGCGTATTTACGTCTATACGAGTGAAATTTTTCTCGCTTTCAATGAATATCCGCCGGACTACGGCCGCGGCGGCGCCTTAGCGGTGGGTCTATTACTGCTCAGTGCCGTGGGTGTTTGGCTCTATACCAGAGCTACAAAAGAGGGTAAAAAATTCCAAACCGTCACGGGCAAGGCTTTCCGGCCGCGCCAGTTCGATCTGGGCCCGTGGCGGTGGGCCGGCTTCGCTTTCCTGATGGTCTATTTTATCTTTGTCGTGCTGCTGCCATTTTTGGTTTTGTTTTGGGCGTCGTTCTTGCCGTTTTTCGCGGCGCCGAGTTGGAGCGCACTGGATAAGTTGACCTTGGACAATTACCGTTACTTGGGCGGGTTTAGGCCGTTTTGGGAGGCGATGAAGAACAGCGTCATTCTCTCGACCTTGACCGCCACTGTGGCTATGGTGTTGACCTCCTTGGTCGCCTGGATCGTTTATAAGAGCAAATTGCGCGGTGCCTGGATTCTCGACATCCTCGCTTTTATCCCGATCACCATCCCTGGCATAGTCATGGGCATGGCGCTGATTCTTTTGTACGTCGCCTTTCCGATTCCAATCTACGGCACCATATGGGTGTTGTTGATCGCCTATGTGACGCGCTTTATACCGTACGGCATGCGCTCCTCGTCAGGATCGATCATGCAGATTCATAGCGAGCTTGAAGAGGCTGCCGCCGCTTCCGGGGCATCGTGGTGGGACACTTTCAAACGGGTGACGCTGCCCTTGCTCCGTCCGGGTTTCGTCGCCGGCTGGATCTATATCTGCATCGTGTCGTTTCGCGAGTTCTCTACCTCGGTGCTGCTCGCCACCGGCGAAAGCCGCGTGCTGTCGATTTTACTTTTTACCATGTTCGAGCAAGGTCAAGTGACGATTGTCGCCGCCATCGGCATCCTGATGATCGTTACCCTGCTGACTGTAGTGGGAATATTTTACAAACTCACCGGCAAAGTGGGCATACAGACGTAG
- a CDS encoding amidohydrolase, with protein MANSFEVIDADGHITESDAQLKKYMPEKYVKRVSSLTPGDSWDRSLSGKLGTRAGDAKSWLDAMDRGEVSTAVLYPTNGLSVGWIREPDVAVQYAQAWNNFCSEEFQKVSPRLKCVALVSFQDVAEAVKELRRAVKELKLVGLMLPAVGLRLPLGHESFWPIYEEAEKLDCMVGVHATVRGPHYFAGDLFDQFIEVHTLSHSFAQMMHCTSLMFRGVFDRFPKLRVAFMEAGCSWAPYWFGRMSEEWEIRGAVEAPLCKRKPLDYLKDGRIYFHAEDYEPLIGATTEIISHRNIYYASDFPHWDTEFPENIHHLNRRKDLNDEAKKWLFAESAKKLYNLS; from the coding sequence ATGGCCAATTCATTCGAAGTCATCGATGCCGACGGACATATCACCGAGAGCGACGCCCAGCTGAAAAAATACATGCCGGAGAAATACGTCAAACGAGTTTCGTCGTTGACGCCGGGCGATAGCTGGGATCGTTCGCTCAGCGGCAAGCTCGGCACCAGGGCGGGCGATGCCAAGAGTTGGCTCGACGCCATGGATCGCGGTGAAGTTTCGACCGCGGTGTTATATCCGACCAACGGTTTGAGCGTGGGCTGGATTCGCGAGCCCGATGTCGCGGTGCAGTATGCTCAAGCATGGAATAATTTCTGCTCGGAAGAGTTTCAGAAAGTCAGTCCGCGGTTGAAATGCGTCGCCTTGGTTTCGTTTCAAGATGTCGCCGAAGCGGTCAAGGAATTGCGCCGCGCGGTCAAAGAATTGAAACTGGTCGGCTTGATGCTGCCGGCGGTGGGTTTGCGCCTGCCCCTCGGCCATGAAAGCTTTTGGCCGATTTATGAAGAGGCGGAGAAGCTTGACTGCATGGTCGGCGTCCATGCCACCGTGCGCGGGCCGCACTATTTTGCCGGCGATTTGTTCGACCAGTTCATCGAAGTGCACACGCTGTCGCACTCTTTTGCGCAGATGATGCATTGCACCAGCTTGATGTTTCGCGGCGTGTTCGACCGTTTTCCTAAACTCCGCGTGGCGTTCATGGAAGCGGGTTGCAGTTGGGCGCCTTACTGGTTCGGCCGCATGAGCGAGGAGTGGGAGATTCGCGGTGCGGTGGAAGCGCCCCTGTGCAAGCGCAAACCGCTCGACTACTTGAAGGACGGGCGGATTTATTTTCACGCGGAAGATTATGAGCCATTGATCGGCGCGACCACGGAAATAATTTCCCATCGAAATATTTACTACGCTTCCGATTTTCCTCACTGGGACACCGAATTCCCGGAAAATATCCACCATTTGAATCGGCGCAAAGACTTGAACGACGAAGCCAAAAAATGGCTGTTCGCCGAGAGCGCCAAGAAACTCTACAATCTGAGTTAG
- a CDS encoding nucleotidyltransferase family protein, with product MIAAVVLSAGESSRMGEPKALLSIDGQTFIERIVSALKLSGLERIVVVLGFNAEEMRQKIAHLPVEIVVNPHFKQGQLSSLQAAIRHLESDNNCQAMLVHLVDHPYVDPVLVRALLQHFSNSKKVIVVPRHHGKRGHPVIFSRALFSELLNAPLDQGAKAVVNAHRDETLEIDTEDVGITLDIDTPELYRQHVKGK from the coding sequence ATGATCGCAGCCGTTGTTCTATCCGCGGGTGAGTCGAGCCGCATGGGCGAGCCTAAGGCACTGTTGTCGATTGACGGGCAAACTTTCATTGAGCGGATTGTCAGCGCGCTCAAGCTGAGCGGCTTGGAACGGATCGTTGTGGTTCTCGGCTTCAATGCTGAAGAGATGCGGCAAAAGATCGCGCACCTGCCGGTCGAGATCGTCGTCAATCCCCATTTCAAACAGGGCCAGCTTTCTTCGTTGCAGGCGGCGATTCGTCACTTGGAATCCGATAATAATTGCCAAGCTATGTTGGTTCACCTGGTCGATCATCCTTATGTCGATCCAGTTTTGGTGCGCGCGTTGCTTCAACATTTTAGTAATTCGAAAAAAGTAATCGTCGTGCCGCGCCATCATGGCAAACGGGGACATCCGGTGATTTTCTCTCGCGCGCTGTTCAGCGAATTGTTAAATGCGCCGCTCGATCAAGGCGCCAAGGCCGTGGTCAACGCTCACCGCGACGAGACCTTGGAAATCGACACTGAAGACGTTGGCATCACTCTCGATATCGATACGCCGGAACTTTATCGGCAACATGTGAAAGGTAAGTAG
- a CDS encoding ABC transporter substrate-binding protein: MAKLQLTLACGDYDFLRPLIDGEIQPQGIELNVLTMPSPERHGRMLKHDEFDVCELSLVGYLVSRDKGCGYNALPVFPHRRFRHQYMVKRTGCGIEKPADLNGKRIALDTLQNSAGLWMRGILQDHYGLDLKTVEWWCQEEEDIPFEPASWMNVKRVAHGKNVDQMLLDGEIEASLYPETLPSIRNGNPKVALLFPDSKKAEIEYYQNGGHFPIMHTVVVKNHILEKHPWVGISLVQAFEKAKQICYARNSDPRSFALVWVQDLMREQKEIFGTDPWPYNLDDNRKALEAVIRYEYEQGMIKKNPKVEDLFFAPSLERIQHYV; this comes from the coding sequence ATGGCAAAACTGCAATTGACTTTGGCCTGCGGCGACTATGATTTTTTGCGGCCGCTGATCGACGGCGAGATTCAACCCCAGGGGATTGAATTGAACGTCCTCACCATGCCGTCGCCGGAGCGCCACGGAAGGATGTTGAAGCATGACGAGTTCGACGTTTGCGAATTGTCCCTGGTCGGCTATTTAGTTTCCCGCGACAAGGGCTGCGGCTACAACGCGCTCCCGGTTTTTCCACACCGCCGCTTTCGCCATCAGTACATGGTCAAGCGCACCGGTTGCGGCATCGAGAAGCCGGCCGATCTGAACGGCAAACGAATCGCGCTCGATACCTTGCAGAATTCCGCCGGCCTATGGATGCGCGGCATTCTCCAAGATCATTATGGATTAGATCTCAAGACCGTCGAATGGTGGTGTCAGGAAGAAGAAGATATTCCCTTCGAGCCGGCGAGTTGGATGAACGTCAAGCGCGTGGCGCACGGCAAGAACGTCGATCAAATGCTGCTCGACGGCGAGATCGAAGCTTCGCTTTATCCTGAAACGCTGCCGTCGATTCGTAACGGCAATCCCAAGGTTGCTCTGTTATTCCCTGATTCTAAGAAAGCCGAGATCGAATACTACCAAAACGGCGGCCACTTCCCGATCATGCACACGGTGGTGGTGAAGAATCACATCTTGGAAAAACATCCTTGGGTCGGCATCAGCTTGGTGCAGGCCTTCGAGAAGGCCAAGCAAATTTGCTACGCGCGCAACAGCGACCCGCGCAGCTTCGCCTTGGTCTGGGTGCAAGACTTGATGCGCGAACAAAAAGAAATCTTCGGCACCGATCCCTGGCCGTATAATTTGGACGACAACCGCAAAGCGCTGGAAGCGGTGATCCGTTATGAATACGAGCAGGGGATGATTAAGAAAAACCCCAAGGTCGAGGATCTGTTCTTCGCGCCGAGCTTGGAGCGGATTCAGCATTACGTGTAA
- a CDS encoding ABC transporter substrate-binding protein, producing MIGKILTIVGLITLVLLGQAGAQERLRLVYSSADGTNFVWYAALDGGFYKKHGLDVDLIFVPSSTTAVSSMIAGDIQIGNNSGGTVASAVVGGANLVLTGCYINTLPYELVVHESIKSAEELRGKSIGISRVGSASDSAARILVKGLGLEPVKDVPILQVGGTAERAAAFRGGRIVGFPSPPGVIHLAQGMPHRILISTADFQKRYEFPFICSSTTKTFLAARRDTVRRVTMALIEATHFLKTRKEESKKFIAKFSRQTNPKYLEDSYIAMAKLHDRVPLVTRAGAEDQMKESLSRKPGMSLKLEDWIDDSIVRELDKSGFIDRIYK from the coding sequence ATGATTGGTAAGATTCTTACTATCGTCGGCTTGATAACGTTGGTCTTGCTCGGCCAAGCCGGAGCCCAGGAGCGCTTGCGCTTGGTATACAGCTCGGCGGATGGCACCAACTTCGTTTGGTACGCGGCCCTCGACGGCGGCTTTTACAAGAAGCATGGCTTGGATGTCGATTTGATCTTCGTGCCGAGCTCGACCACCGCGGTGTCAAGCATGATCGCCGGCGATATTCAGATCGGCAACAACTCCGGCGGCACGGTTGCGAGCGCGGTGGTCGGCGGCGCCAACTTGGTGCTCACCGGTTGTTACATCAACACGCTGCCCTATGAATTAGTCGTCCACGAATCGATCAAATCGGCCGAAGAGCTGCGCGGCAAAAGCATCGGCATCAGTCGGGTCGGCAGCGCGTCGGACTCGGCGGCGCGTATTTTGGTCAAAGGACTAGGACTTGAGCCGGTCAAAGATGTGCCGATCTTACAGGTGGGCGGCACCGCCGAGCGCGCCGCGGCGTTTCGCGGCGGGCGGATTGTCGGCTTTCCTTCGCCTCCCGGCGTGATTCATTTGGCCCAGGGCATGCCGCACCGAATCTTGATCAGCACGGCGGACTTTCAGAAGCGCTATGAGTTCCCTTTTATTTGCTCATCGACAACGAAAACGTTTCTCGCGGCGCGGCGCGATACTGTGCGGCGCGTGACGATGGCCTTGATCGAAGCGACCCATTTTCTCAAAACCCGTAAAGAAGAGAGCAAAAAGTTCATCGCCAAGTTCTCGCGCCAAACCAATCCTAAATATTTAGAGGATTCCTACATCGCCATGGCCAAGTTGCACGACCGCGTGCCGCTGGTGACCCGTGCCGGCGCCGAGGATCAAATGAAAGAGTCGCTCAGCCGCAAACCGGGAATGAGTTTGAAATTGGAAGACTGGATTGATGACAGCATCGTGCGCGAGCTCGATAAGAGCGGGTTTATCGACCGGATTTACAAGTGA